In Sulfuricurvum sp., the sequence TGACAAAAAAAAATTATCTTGTAGCTCATATAGAGAGTTAATGAATCTATTGTATAATCGCACTGTTAAATTTTCCACTATAAGGAACAAGCTATGGCTTTATATGATCGTGATTATGCACAACAAGGTGCTATGGGGTATGAGGGGATCTCACGCAATGAGGCAAATATTGTCACATTTGTGAAAGATACTTATAAACTGTTTGCTGCCTCTATGATGGCTGGCGCGGTTGGTGCGTATGTCGGTGTACCCTTAGCAGGTACTATTCAAGGGCTTTTCATCCCTTTATTTATTGTTGAGATTGCTCTATTGATCGGTTTGCATTTCGTTAAACATAAACCGGGAATCAATCTCGCGGTAATGTTTGGTTTTGTGTTTATGACAGGACTTATGCTCGCTCCGTTGTTAGCTCGAACACTAGGACTTTCAGGCGGTGGTGCTATTATCGGAAATGCATTCGCTATGACTTCGGTAGTATTTGCTACAATGAGTTTTTATGCCATCAAAACAACACGTGATTTTACTACTTATGGTAAACCTCTTATGATCGCCATGTTGGTAATCGTAGGTTTTTCAATTTTGAATATCTTTTTAGGTAACCCTTTAATCGCCGTTGCTATTTCGGGTGTCGTTGTCGTGTTGTTCAGTATTATGGTCATTTTTGATACTCAAAACATCATGAATGGTAATTATGAAACGCCGATCGACGGTGCTCTTGCACTCTATTTGGATTTCTTGAATATTTTCACCGCATTACTTCAACTTTTCGGGATTTTCGGTGGCCGTGACGAGTAACACTCTTCCACCGGAACTTCTCCGGGTGGTCGATGCCAACCTTAACCGCCTCAAAGAGGGACTCCGTGTGATTGAGGATATAGCGCGCTATGTTCACAATGACAAGGAACTCTCTACCTCTCTCAAAAATCTTCGCCATCTGTGTCGTATCGAACCCATCGAAGAACTTCTTGCCTCACGAGACAGTGTTAACGATGTGTTGCGCCCCACAATGGAAAGTGAAATGAATCGAACAGATTTAAAAAGTATTATTATCGCTAATTACAAAAGGGCTCAAGAATCTTCCCGTGTTTTGGAAGAGCTTTATAAAATAGTTGACCCCTCTTTGAGCGAGCAATTTAAAACCATCCGTTATGAGCTTTATACACTGGAAAAAATAAACTTAACAGCTCAGTGACGGCATTCATCATCATGACAATGTTGATGTTCTGCAATGTATTCTTCCGAAAGATTCAGATTTGAACACGAATCTAATAATCCGTACAACTCCATTTCTCTTCCTGTCAAATGCTTAATAGTATTTCCATCTCCGTCAATAAAAACAAAAATTTCATGTTTGTGCTCATTTTTCTTTATGTGCTGAGAAAAAATAACATATTCCCCATTTTTCAATTCTGGAAATTGTTCACACGCTGCAATGTATTTTTCGCACTCTTTGTTAAGATGTTTAATCTCCAAAAATTCTGACTGTACTGCATGGACCAATACCGGTAGTAGCTGAGGCATAACCTCTTGGAGGTTAGCATATTTTTCAATTCCAATCATATCAAATCTCCCCATGCGGTTTTTATCTTATTAATGGATAGTATAACGCTTTAAATCAAAAATTGGCATCCATTTCAATTTAATTTATTCTGCTAAAGTAACCATAGATTATAAAAGGCATTTCACTCCTTTCTTTCTTATAGACAAACCATAAAAAGGTTAGATTCGATAATATTCCAATCTTAAGTGAATTGGAAAAGGCATTATGGATACATTAGAACAACTTCGCGCAGGAGACCTCAAAGGGAACAAGCGGCTAACGCTCAGCGAGAACCTCACCTCATTTCCCGAAGAGATATTTGATCTCGCAGATACATTGGAGATTTTGGATTTGAGCCATAACGCGCTTACCTCTCTACCGCACGATATCGGTAAACTCACCAAGCTTCGAATCGCTTTTTTTTCTTATAACCATTTTACTAAACTCCCCTCTTTTAGCGGATGTCCTAATCTCACTATGCTAGGCTTTAAAGGAAATCAACTCGAAGAGTTTGACGAAGATATCCTCCCGCTGGATATCAACTGGCTGATTCTAACCGATAACTGTCTCAGAACCCTCCCTCGCTCTATCGGAAAACTTACCAAACTCCAAAAGTTTCCCCTCGCAGGAAACCGCCTCGAAACGCTCCCTGATGAGATGGCAGCATGCCAAAATCTCGAACTCCTTCGACTCTCAGCCAATAACCTTCGAGAAATCCCCTCATGGCTGTGGAATCTGCCGAAACTCTCTTGGCTTGCCTTTTCAGGAAATCCATGCAGTCCCAAGGCTCAATTTGAGCTTCAAGAGATACCTTATGAATCGTTAGAGGTCAAAGAAAAATTGGGTTCGGGGGCTTCGGGAGATATTTACAAAGCCTACTCAAAAGAGCATGACCACCCCGTTGCCCTAAAAGTGTTCAAAGGCGCTATCACGAGTGACGGATACGCACACGATGAGATGAATGCCACCATGAGTACGGGCGAACATCCGAACCTCATCAAAGTCCTCTCAAAACTCGCGGGAGACGAGCGGCTGGGGTTAGTACTCGAATACATTCCCAAAGATTATCGCAATCTGGGACTTCCCCCCGATTTTGAGACCTGTACCCGTGATACGTTCACCGAGGAAACTTCCTTCACCCCTGAGAGCATCTACGCAGTGGCAAAAGGGATCGCTTCTGCGGCGGCGCATCTGCACGCACGAGGACTCATGCACGGCGACCTCTACGCCCACAACATCCTTATCAACGACGATGACCACTGCTATCTGGGAGATTTCGGTGCGGCAAGTTTTTATGAACCCCACCGCAAAGAGTTCGAGAGGATCGAAGTGCGGGCGTTCGGATGTTTATTGGAAGATATGCTCTCGCTCTGTCCTACCAAAGAGGGGTCTATCTATACTATGTTGGAAGAGCTAAGAGAGAAATGTATGAATGAAGCGGTGGAAGAGAGACCGCTGTTTAGTGAGATGGGGTTGTAATAAACACAACCTCAAATTCAAGATACTCCAACGGATACGTTTCCATCAACCGCTTCGTCTGTGAAAAATCGAGAACTCTTCGCCCACCACTTACACCACTGCGCTTGATATAACGAAACATCTCCCGCACCGAATCAAACTCTAACGTAGTGTGAAGCACTTCAAAACGGGCATCCAAATGTTTCTCGGCAATCGCCATCACTTCATCACTACTTCGGAGCAACGGAGTGACTCCCGCGCACTCATGTAAGGTTTTAAAGGTGCCCGCAGTGAAGATCGCCAATGACATCGGGGTGTTAAGGGAAGCGAGAGACTCCATAACACGATCCAAATCCTCCGCCCACTGCAACGCGGAAGCAGAGTAAATGCGATCAAAGTGCTCATTACCCAGTCTCTCAAACAATGCGGGGTCGTTGAAATCTCCCAAGATCAACTCGACATTCGGGGATATGGGATGATGGGAAAGCATAGAATCAGAAAAATCGACTCCGACAAAACGCTCAATTTCCCAATCGATCAACGAGAAGAGGGTTCCGTTTCCGCATCCCAAATCTAAAATACGTTTTGGTTGGTCAAGGGTAGAAGCAATCAGTTTATCCGCGACGAGACGCTGAATGACATTACGACTTCCATACTCTGCGGCGTAGCGGGAAAACTCATGGCACGCATTACTCATCGGCGGTTAATGACCAATGCGATGATAAAGATGAGCAACAAACACAAAACAATCGCTGCACCGCTCGGCAACGAAAAGAGATACGATGCACTCAAGCCGATCACTACCGAAACCAATGCAATCGCCATAGAGAGGAGGGTTGTCGGATAAAACCCCATCCCAAATCGGATTGCGGCGACGGGAGGGATCACCATCAATGCCCCGATCAAAAGGGTTCCGACCACCCGAATCGAGAGGGCGATAATGACGGCGATAACACTCACGAGCATGAAGTTAAGGAGGGTGACACGAATACCCCCCGCACGGGCAACATCTTCATCGAACGCAATAAAATAAAGCTCTTTGAAAAAGGTAATCAAGAGTGCCATCGCGATAGAGCCTGCAATCCCCATCACCCACAAATCTTGCGTACTGACCGAGAGGATAGAGCCGAAAAGATAGCTAAAGAGCGAGGCATTAAACGACCCTGCCAGCGAGACGATCACGATCGCGAGAGCGAGGGAGCCTGAGAGGAAAATCGCGAGTACCGAATCGGAGTACATCCCGTGAACACTGCGCAAATACTCGATCAGCCATGAGGCGACCAATGAGGCTAACACCGCCATCCACAACGGACTCATCCCAAGGAGTAATCCCACCGCGACACCGACGAGTGAGACGTGGGCTAATGTCTCACTGAGAAGGGAGTAGCGGCGAAGGACGATAAACGAACCGCTGAGCGACGCGAGGATCGCAATCATCAACCCTGCGACAAAAGCGCGTTGCATAAACGGATACTGTAACATCTCTATCATTTCGGCATCCTAGTGGTTATGACATATAACATGGGCAGGCGTTCCATAGAGTCGGCTCATCTCGTCACATCGGATCATTTCGGCAGGATTTTGGGAAACCAATACACTTTGATTGACAAATAAAACGCGGGTAATATCCTCGGCAATCACCCCGACATCGTGAGTGATAAAGAGGATAGAGAGTTTTTTAGTACGGTTGAGGGTACGAAGTAGCTCATAAAAACGGTGCTGTGATTCAACATCGACCCCTGTGTTAGGTTCATCGACGATCAAAACATCAGGGTTAGAGGCGAGAGCACGGGCAATCATCACCCGCTGACGCTGACCGCCGGAGAGGTTTCCGATAAGGCGATCCGATAAATCAGAGACTCCCATCAGCTCCATCGCCTCCGCAATCGCAGCTTTATCTTCGGCGGATTCAAATCCGAAAATCCCCCGTTTGGCATAGCGTCCCATCCCCACTACTTCGCGTACAGTCGCGGGAAATGAACTATCCACAAGGGCGGAGCGTTGAGGGACATAACCGATACGGTTCCAATCGCGAAAACGATTTTGAGGCGTACCAAAAAGTTTTATCTCTCCCGATGTCGGTTTTTCAAGACCCAATAAAAGGCGAACAAGGGTCGTTTTTCCACCACCGTTGGGCCCGATGATAGCGCAATATTCCCCTGGTAAAATTTTAAACGTTGAATCTTTGAGGACCAAATTCCCCTGCCGTTCAAAGTTGAGGTGGTTCACTTCAAAAAGGCTAGGGGAAAATTTCAACGGCACTCCATCGCTTCTCGTAATTTTTTCAGGTTCTCCCGCATGATGGAGAGATAGGTTTGATGTGATTTTAACTCATCTTCGCTAATATTTTCAAGCGGTTGAAGCGGTACTGCACGAGCACCTGTCTCACGGGCAATCGTTTGGGAGACATTATCGTTGATTAGCTCTTCAAAAAAGATTGTTTTCATCCCGTGTTCTTTGATTAATTCGACAATATGTGAAACCGTTTGTGCGCTCGGTTGTTCATCCGAAGAGAGTCCGATGACCGACACATTTTCGAGTTTATTGGCATGGGTGAGATAACCGAATGCGTCGTGGTTGGAAATCAAGGTACGATTTTTACACTCAGCTAAGCCTGTAGTATATTCTGACTTTAGTTTTTCAAGTTCAGCAATATAGGTAGCGGCATTTTTATGAAATTGTTCCGCTTTTATGGGAGCTAACTTGGAGAACTCACCATCCAGCGTCTGCGTCATTTTAATCATATTATCAATATCGAGCCAATAGTGAGGGTCATACATTCCGTGGTGGTGAGTATGTTCGTCATCAGAAGCCTCATCATGATGTTCCTCTCCCCCTTTTTCCAAAGCAACATGTTGGCTCATATCGAGAATCTGTATTGTTTTTGGAAGGGTATTTTTTAGACCCTCTGCCCATGTCTCGAATCCTGCACCGTTATAGACGAATAGTACTGATTTAGAAAGTTCAGCTACTTGTGTCGGGTTAGGTGAAAACATATGAGCATCGCTCCCAAGTGGAACGATAGTGTGAAGATCAATCGCATCACCCGCTACCGCATGTGCCGCTTCCAAAAGAGAAAATGTACTCACGGATACCACCGGTTTTGTCTCTTTCGATGTCGGTATCGGCTGAAGCTTCGGAGAAAAAAATGTCATCCCTATGAAGATTGCGGCAATCACACCGCCAAAAACTATCAGTCGTCTTGTATCCATAATTCAGGTTCCTTTTGTTGATATTAAACACGAAAATGAATTTATCCGTTTTCGAGAATTTTAGGTGGATTTTTAATGAATTTCAGCTAGCATTCTAATGCAACCAAGTTGCAATAAACCTTAAATTTAAGAAGTATTATCAATATGGATCTCACTGAAAAAATCCACCTTAGCGGTTTACGTCTCACACAACCCCGACAAAAAATACTCACTATTTTATCCCATCAATCTCAACCTATCTGTTTTGAAGAGTACTCTCTTCTCGATCCCACATTGGATAAATCGACGTTTTATCGTAATATGCAAACCTTTGAAACAGCCAATATTATACAAGGGATTGAATCG encodes:
- a CDS encoding Bax inhibitor-1/YccA family protein; translation: MALYDRDYAQQGAMGYEGISRNEANIVTFVKDTYKLFAASMMAGAVGAYVGVPLAGTIQGLFIPLFIVEIALLIGLHFVKHKPGINLAVMFGFVFMTGLMLAPLLARTLGLSGGGAIIGNAFAMTSVVFATMSFYAIKTTRDFTTYGKPLMIAMLVIVGFSILNIFLGNPLIAVAISGVVVVLFSIMVIFDTQNIMNGNYETPIDGALALYLDFLNIFTALLQLFGIFGGRDE
- a CDS encoding thiamine-phosphate pyrophosphorylase: MTSNTLPPELLRVVDANLNRLKEGLRVIEDIARYVHNDKELSTSLKNLRHLCRIEPIEELLASRDSVNDVLRPTMESEMNRTDLKSIIIANYKRAQESSRVLEELYKIVDPSLSEQFKTIRYELYTLEKINLTAQ
- a CDS encoding protein kinase, with amino-acid sequence MDTLEQLRAGDLKGNKRLTLSENLTSFPEEIFDLADTLEILDLSHNALTSLPHDIGKLTKLRIAFFSYNHFTKLPSFSGCPNLTMLGFKGNQLEEFDEDILPLDINWLILTDNCLRTLPRSIGKLTKLQKFPLAGNRLETLPDEMAACQNLELLRLSANNLREIPSWLWNLPKLSWLAFSGNPCSPKAQFELQEIPYESLEVKEKLGSGASGDIYKAYSKEHDHPVALKVFKGAITSDGYAHDEMNATMSTGEHPNLIKVLSKLAGDERLGLVLEYIPKDYRNLGLPPDFETCTRDTFTEETSFTPESIYAVAKGIASAAAHLHARGLMHGDLYAHNILINDDDHCYLGDFGAASFYEPHRKEFERIEVRAFGCLLEDMLSLCPTKEGSIYTMLEELREKCMNEAVEERPLFSEMGL
- a CDS encoding methyltransferase domain-containing protein, yielding MSNACHEFSRYAAEYGSRNVIQRLVADKLIASTLDQPKRILDLGCGNGTLFSLIDWEIERFVGVDFSDSMLSHHPISPNVELILGDFNDPALFERLGNEHFDRIYSASALQWAEDLDRVMESLASLNTPMSLAIFTAGTFKTLHECAGVTPLLRSSDEVMAIAEKHLDARFEVLHTTLEFDSVREMFRYIKRSGVSGGRRVLDFSQTKRLMETYPLEYLEFEVVFITTPSH
- a CDS encoding metal ABC transporter permease, yielding MIEMLQYPFMQRAFVAGLMIAILASLSGSFIVLRRYSLLSETLAHVSLVGVAVGLLLGMSPLWMAVLASLVASWLIEYLRSVHGMYSDSVLAIFLSGSLALAIVIVSLAGSFNASLFSYLFGSILSVSTQDLWVMGIAGSIAMALLITFFKELYFIAFDEDVARAGGIRVTLLNFMLVSVIAVIIALSIRVVGTLLIGALMVIPPVAAIRFGMGFYPTTLLSMAIALVSVVIGLSASYLFSLPSGAAIVLCLLLIFIIALVINRR
- a CDS encoding metal ABC transporter ATP-binding protein; this translates as MPLKFSPSLFEVNHLNFERQGNLVLKDSTFKILPGEYCAIIGPNGGGKTTLVRLLLGLEKPTSGEIKLFGTPQNRFRDWNRIGYVPQRSALVDSSFPATVREVVGMGRYAKRGIFGFESAEDKAAIAEAMELMGVSDLSDRLIGNLSGGQRQRVMIARALASNPDVLIVDEPNTGVDVESQHRFYELLRTLNRTKKLSILFITHDVGVIAEDITRVLFVNQSVLVSQNPAEMIRCDEMSRLYGTPAHVICHNH
- a CDS encoding zinc ABC transporter substrate-binding protein codes for the protein MDTRRLIVFGGVIAAIFIGMTFFSPKLQPIPTSKETKPVVSVSTFSLLEAAHAVAGDAIDLHTIVPLGSDAHMFSPNPTQVAELSKSVLFVYNGAGFETWAEGLKNTLPKTIQILDMSQHVALEKGGEEHHDEASDDEHTHHHGMYDPHYWLDIDNMIKMTQTLDGEFSKLAPIKAEQFHKNAATYIAELEKLKSEYTTGLAECKNRTLISNHDAFGYLTHANKLENVSVIGLSSDEQPSAQTVSHIVELIKEHGMKTIFFEELINDNVSQTIARETGARAVPLQPLENISEDELKSHQTYLSIMRENLKKLREAMECR
- a CDS encoding transcriptional repressor, yielding MDLTEKIHLSGLRLTQPRQKILTILSHQSQPICFEEYSLLDPTLDKSTFYRNMQTFETANIIQGIESDEGRRYFELADTLHPHFVCQQCHTISCLEPIPAPVLNGYQINSITYKGNCPQCSES